One part of the Rhizobium rhizogenes genome encodes these proteins:
- a CDS encoding N-acetylglucosamine-6-phosphate deacetylase, producing the protein MIVGRDALNGQVIGLAVENGMIAALHPIEEHNGEDLPWLAPGFVDLQVNGWGGHDFNHQDITEESVLAIAAGMRSQGVRAFLPTLITASIDTICNALSVIATARKKHQWLAGMIPGIHVEGPFISPEDGARGAHPREHVRSPSCEEFDQWQRASGGIVRLVTLCPKQADARTFIHHLRNADCLVSIGHSSAESADIAEASRAGAGFSTHLGNGISQTLPRHPNLIWAQLANDGLQAMFIADGHHLDRVTLTAMLRAKGVQRSILVSDMVALAGMPPGRYRQPVGGDVELSAEGRLSMAGTRMLAGAAKPLSDGVALVAALEGFNLEDAITMAAVNPAKVLGLETGLREGAPADFVAFHWAPGETGLRFCEPASGAEPFTSQQS; encoded by the coding sequence ATGATTGTCGGACGCGACGCCCTCAACGGACAGGTTATCGGCCTTGCCGTCGAAAACGGCATGATCGCAGCTCTGCACCCTATCGAGGAACACAACGGTGAGGATCTTCCTTGGCTCGCGCCGGGTTTTGTCGATCTGCAGGTGAACGGTTGGGGCGGCCATGATTTCAATCATCAGGATATCACGGAAGAGTCGGTACTCGCCATTGCAGCGGGGATGCGCAGCCAGGGCGTCAGGGCATTCCTGCCGACGCTGATCACTGCATCGATCGACACGATCTGTAATGCTCTTTCCGTCATTGCGACCGCCCGCAAGAAACATCAATGGCTTGCCGGGATGATCCCGGGCATCCATGTCGAAGGCCCTTTCATCTCACCCGAAGACGGCGCACGGGGCGCGCATCCACGGGAACATGTCCGATCCCCTTCCTGCGAGGAGTTCGACCAGTGGCAAAGGGCCTCAGGCGGAATTGTGCGGCTTGTGACGCTCTGCCCGAAGCAGGCCGATGCCCGCACTTTCATTCATCACCTGCGCAACGCGGATTGTCTTGTTTCGATTGGGCATTCCTCGGCCGAAAGCGCTGATATCGCCGAGGCATCGCGGGCGGGAGCCGGCTTCAGCACCCATCTCGGCAACGGCATCTCGCAGACATTGCCGCGTCATCCGAACCTGATATGGGCACAACTCGCCAATGACGGGTTACAGGCAATGTTTATCGCCGACGGCCACCACCTGGACCGGGTAACCCTCACCGCCATGTTGAGAGCAAAGGGTGTGCAACGATCAATCCTTGTCAGCGATATGGTCGCGCTCGCGGGCATGCCGCCGGGCCGCTACCGGCAGCCGGTCGGCGGTGACGTGGAGCTTTCCGCCGAGGGCCGCCTCTCCATGGCGGGTACGCGAATGCTCGCCGGCGCGGCAAAACCGCTTTCTGATGGCGTCGCATTGGTCGCCGCCCTGGAAGGGTTCAACCTTGAGGATGCAATCACCATGGCCGCAGTCAATCCGGCAAAGGTGCTCGGCCTCGAAACCGGTCTGCGCGAGGGTGCCCCGGCGGATTTCGTCGCCTTCCACTGGGCCCCGGGAGAAACGGGCCTGCGTTTTTGCGAACCGGCATCAGGGGCGGAACCTTTCACCTCTCAACAATCATAA
- a CDS encoding ABC transporter ATP-binding protein, whose amino-acid sequence MARVEIRKLHKHYGDFHALRDLNVSMEDGEFVVLVGPSGCGKSTLLRMIAGLEDVSDGEIHIDGRVINDIESKDRDIAMVFQNYALYPHMTVYDNMAFSMKLRRAPADRIRKEVEAAAAILGLSDHLERYPRQLSGGQRQRVAMGRAIVRKPKVFLFDEPLSNLDAKLRVKMRSEIKSLHRRLGNTMIYVTHDQVEAMTMADRIVVMQSGIIEQVGSPLELYDRPANLFVAGFIGSPAMNFLEGLSTETDFVMCDGTKIPLPTRLGHSSGEALLGIRPESLILCAPDDPARIEASIVSVEPTGAESHATLMLGGEEVTAVFRERLPDHPGGALSLKLSRAGTHLFDKASGARIENGQR is encoded by the coding sequence ATGGCTCGGGTGGAAATCCGCAAACTGCATAAACACTACGGCGACTTTCACGCCCTGCGCGATCTCAACGTTTCGATGGAGGATGGAGAGTTCGTCGTACTCGTCGGACCCTCCGGTTGCGGCAAGTCCACCCTCCTCAGAATGATAGCGGGGCTCGAGGATGTTTCGGATGGCGAAATCCATATTGATGGCCGGGTGATCAACGACATCGAATCGAAGGACCGCGATATCGCGATGGTGTTCCAGAACTACGCGCTTTATCCGCACATGACCGTTTACGACAACATGGCATTCTCGATGAAGCTCCGCCGCGCTCCGGCCGACCGCATCCGCAAGGAGGTGGAAGCCGCGGCCGCGATCCTTGGCCTCAGCGACCATCTGGAGCGTTACCCGCGCCAGCTCTCGGGGGGCCAGCGCCAGCGCGTCGCCATGGGACGCGCGATCGTGCGCAAGCCGAAGGTCTTCCTGTTTGACGAACCCCTCTCGAATCTGGATGCGAAGCTGCGCGTGAAGATGCGCTCGGAGATCAAGTCGCTGCATCGCCGGCTTGGCAACACGATGATTTACGTCACCCATGATCAGGTCGAAGCCATGACGATGGCGGACAGGATCGTGGTCATGCAGAGCGGCATCATCGAGCAGGTCGGCTCTCCGCTGGAATTGTACGACCGGCCCGCCAATCTCTTCGTTGCGGGCTTCATCGGTTCCCCGGCGATGAATTTTCTCGAAGGACTTTCGACTGAAACGGATTTCGTGATGTGCGACGGTACAAAAATACCACTTCCGACGCGACTGGGCCACTCCTCAGGCGAGGCGCTGCTGGGCATCCGGCCCGAAAGCCTGATCCTTTGCGCGCCCGACGATCCGGCACGCATCGAAGCCTCCATTGTTTCTGTCGAGCCGACAGGCGCAGAAAGCCATGCCACGCTGATGCTCGGCGGAGAGGAAGTGACCGCCGTATTTCGGGAAAGATTGCCGGACCATCCGGGCGGCGCCCTGTCGCTGAAACTATCCCGTGCCGGAACGCATCTGTTCGACAAGGCAAGCGGGGCAAGGATCGAAAACGGTCAGCGCTAA
- a CDS encoding ABC transporter substrate-binding protein gives MAYHPFKTLPIAALMAGLSWTAQAETLTLWGGSPELEPFYKYVAGQMKIAHPDFELKVETISLREHEKRLAFALPAGSAADIVEMQSEAPRYVQSGLLAPAPDKVAAFVKDPKNFNAVYSAAVSDGEHIYGVPLYHGQAALYYNAEKFAKAGLSGPPKTMEQYSEYAAKLTERDASGNPTASGWSMRLSGGGQGISEKFWINLHQFGGTLIEKKGEGWKAAIASEAGRKTLKQYLEQLFVTKTVSPQMKADAEAFELGQTAMFIRESWVIGDILKKAPNLKYATAPLPKGSLVVPASLFVPAENDRSGLAWEFVEKTNAPENLQWLLENVGWLPSRDNIDYAAIIAKNPALEAFAAPPQDYTYFSLPPIAPSSEILTRFAARLEAAFANPALATDDAGIDRALADAAREIDTILEREGLLAK, from the coding sequence ATGGCATATCATCCCTTCAAGACGCTTCCCATTGCCGCACTGATGGCTGGCCTTTCCTGGACAGCGCAGGCGGAAACCCTGACGCTTTGGGGCGGATCGCCCGAGCTCGAACCTTTCTACAAATACGTAGCCGGACAAATGAAGATCGCGCATCCGGATTTCGAGCTGAAAGTCGAAACCATTAGCCTGCGCGAACATGAAAAGCGGCTGGCCTTTGCCCTGCCCGCTGGCTCCGCCGCCGATATTGTCGAAATGCAGTCAGAGGCGCCACGTTACGTGCAGTCGGGTCTGTTGGCACCCGCACCGGATAAAGTGGCGGCCTTCGTGAAGGACCCGAAAAACTTCAACGCCGTCTATTCCGCCGCCGTGTCGGATGGCGAGCATATCTATGGCGTGCCGCTTTATCACGGACAGGCTGCACTCTATTACAATGCCGAAAAATTCGCCAAGGCCGGTCTTTCCGGCCCGCCGAAGACGATGGAGCAATATTCCGAATATGCCGCAAAGCTGACCGAACGGGATGCTTCCGGAAATCCCACCGCCAGTGGCTGGTCTATGCGCCTTTCCGGCGGTGGACAGGGCATCAGTGAAAAGTTCTGGATCAATCTTCATCAGTTCGGCGGTACGTTGATCGAGAAGAAGGGCGAAGGCTGGAAAGCGGCGATTGCCAGCGAGGCCGGACGAAAAACGCTAAAGCAATATCTCGAGCAGCTTTTTGTAACGAAGACCGTCAGTCCGCAGATGAAGGCCGATGCGGAAGCATTCGAGCTTGGGCAGACCGCAATGTTTATCCGTGAATCCTGGGTCATCGGCGACATCCTCAAGAAGGCGCCGAACCTGAAATACGCAACCGCGCCGCTGCCCAAGGGCTCGCTGGTCGTGCCGGCATCACTGTTCGTGCCGGCAGAAAACGACCGCAGCGGTCTTGCCTGGGAATTCGTCGAGAAGACAAATGCTCCCGAGAATCTGCAATGGCTGCTGGAGAATGTCGGCTGGCTGCCCTCGCGGGACAATATCGACTACGCCGCCATTATAGCCAAAAACCCGGCGCTGGAAGCCTTTGCCGCACCGCCGCAGGACTACACCTATTTCAGCTTGCCGCCGATTGCGCCCTCAAGCGAAATTTTGACCCGTTTCGCCGCACGTCTGGAAGCTGCTTTCGCCAATCCGGCGCTCGCGACGGACGATGCGGGTATCGATCGCGCGCTTGCCGACGCGGCCAGGGAGATCGACACCATTCTCGAACGGGAAGGCCTGCTGGCGAAATAA
- a CDS encoding carbohydrate ABC transporter permease produces MKRRKQLSFVISALAVPLTLFVLVRVVPIFETLRLSLFKWDIISRNKPFIGLANFQELAGDPLFLEALRNTTIIAFGVLALTIPLALGLAALIQYRFGSALAGFYETSVFIPHIVSLVPAAMAWKWVFDAQLGPLNAFLGLFGIPAQAWLFDPVWSIVCIIVLCSWQALGYAVLIFLIGLRNIPVSLYEAARLDGATAWECFRHISVPQLRPVTLYVSVVTMIAAFNIYGQAFVLASDSQGAPGKLVRVLVLDMLENSFRNYRVGYAAAEAVVLLAIVLFLTAGQFVFFRDKAARR; encoded by the coding sequence ATGAAACGCCGCAAACAATTGAGCTTCGTGATAAGCGCGCTGGCCGTGCCGTTGACGCTGTTCGTGCTCGTCCGGGTCGTACCGATCTTCGAGACGTTACGGCTCAGCCTGTTCAAATGGGATATCATCTCCCGCAACAAGCCCTTTATCGGTCTCGCTAATTTTCAGGAACTTGCTGGCGATCCGCTGTTTCTCGAAGCCCTGCGCAACACCACGATCATCGCCTTCGGTGTGCTGGCCTTGACGATCCCCCTTGCGCTCGGTCTTGCAGCACTCATCCAATATCGCTTTGGCAGCGCATTGGCGGGGTTTTACGAGACCAGCGTCTTCATTCCTCATATCGTGTCGCTCGTACCGGCCGCCATGGCCTGGAAATGGGTTTTCGATGCTCAACTCGGGCCGTTGAATGCTTTCCTCGGCCTCTTCGGCATACCTGCGCAGGCCTGGCTTTTTGATCCTGTCTGGTCAATCGTCTGCATCATCGTCCTGTGTTCCTGGCAGGCGCTCGGTTACGCGGTCCTGATCTTCCTGATCGGCCTGCGCAATATCCCGGTGTCGCTCTATGAAGCCGCCCGGCTGGACGGTGCGACGGCATGGGAATGTTTCCGGCATATTTCCGTGCCGCAGTTGCGGCCCGTGACGCTCTATGTATCGGTCGTCACCATGATCGCCGCCTTCAATATTTACGGGCAGGCTTTCGTGCTCGCCTCGGACTCTCAGGGCGCGCCCGGCAAGCTCGTCAGGGTGCTCGTGCTCGACATGCTGGAAAACAGCTTCCGCAATTACCGCGTCGGATACGCCGCAGCGGAAGCCGTGGTGCTTCTCGCCATCGTGCTTTTCCTGACGGCCGGTCAATTCGTTTTCTTCCGTGACAAGGCGGCGCGCCGATGA
- a CDS encoding carbohydrate ABC transporter permease translates to MILPLIMLTANAFKTPAELLAWPPRLIPQSPTLDNFSSVLTETPLLIWMGNSLAFAAISTVAIVLTSSVTGYVLAKFRFPGVNLIFFGVLATAIVPFEVYMIPLYLGVRQLGLLNSLGGLLAGYLVMSFGIFLIRQYAISSIPDELMEAARMDGAGEWWIFFRIVLPLMRGPIGTLTVLAFFQAWTTFAWPMVVNTARDKYVLEVGLALFQTGFTVDLGRLSAAAALSLIPSVVFFGAMRRNFVKGVAASGMKE, encoded by the coding sequence ATGATCCTGCCGCTCATCATGCTCACCGCCAATGCCTTCAAGACACCCGCGGAACTCCTGGCGTGGCCGCCGAGGCTCATTCCGCAATCGCCGACGCTGGATAATTTCTCCTCCGTCCTTACCGAAACGCCGCTGTTGATCTGGATGGGCAACAGTCTCGCTTTCGCGGCCATTTCGACGGTCGCCATCGTTCTTACGTCGTCCGTTACCGGTTATGTCCTGGCGAAATTCCGCTTTCCCGGCGTAAACCTGATATTCTTCGGTGTACTGGCTACCGCTATCGTACCGTTCGAAGTATACATGATCCCGCTTTATCTCGGTGTGCGGCAACTGGGGTTACTGAACTCCCTTGGCGGACTTCTGGCCGGCTATCTGGTGATGAGCTTCGGCATCTTCCTCATCCGGCAATACGCGATCTCTTCCATCCCCGACGAATTGATGGAAGCCGCGCGCATGGACGGCGCCGGCGAATGGTGGATCTTCTTCCGCATTGTCCTGCCGCTGATGCGCGGTCCGATCGGCACGCTGACCGTTCTCGCTTTCTTTCAGGCATGGACGACCTTCGCATGGCCGATGGTCGTCAATACCGCCCGCGACAAATACGTTCTCGAGGTGGGGCTTGCCCTTTTCCAGACGGGCTTCACCGTCGATCTCGGTCGCCTCAGCGCCGCCGCAGCCCTGTCCCTGATCCCGAGCGTCGTCTTCTTCGGCGCGATGCGGCGGAACTTCGTCAAGGGCGTCGCCGCCAGCGGCATGAAGGAATAG
- the uxuA gene encoding mannonate dehydratase produces the protein MRQTWRWFGPSDPVSIDDMLQAGVEGVVTALHHIPPGEIWSPKEIGRHQRELSVMRDGQPSGLIWEVVESLPVSEDIKRQSGAWRTHIENWKTSLSHLADAGIRTICYNFMPVLDWTRTDLAYRLGNGATCMRFDAVDFAAFDLFLLERPGADGDFDAELIEEARQRFSAMDDRRRQQLVANIVSGLPGAATHMTIDEVKAHLDLYSGISADRLRQNLLDFLGEVAPFAEDLGLSLCCHPDDPPFPLLGLPRIMSTEKDYRDLTDAIDIPANGITLCTGSLGARRDNDLPGMMARLGSRVHFLHLRNVALEDGRAGGSFHEAAHLEGNTDMVAVIAAVLAEEARRKRHGRDDWQIPFRPDHGQNILDDHVRQTRPGYPAIGRLKGLAELRGIMTAISHPMFSKERNG, from the coding sequence ATGCGGCAGACTTGGCGTTGGTTCGGCCCTTCCGATCCCGTATCGATCGATGACATGCTGCAGGCGGGGGTCGAAGGTGTCGTCACGGCGCTGCACCATATCCCGCCTGGCGAGATATGGTCACCGAAGGAAATCGGCCGGCACCAGCGGGAACTTTCCGTCATGCGCGACGGTCAGCCATCCGGCCTGATCTGGGAGGTGGTGGAAAGCCTGCCCGTTTCGGAAGATATCAAGCGCCAGAGCGGTGCCTGGCGCACGCATATCGAAAACTGGAAGACCAGCCTCTCCCATCTGGCCGACGCCGGCATCCGCACGATCTGCTACAATTTCATGCCGGTCCTCGACTGGACGCGCACCGATCTCGCCTACCGCCTGGGCAACGGCGCAACCTGTATGCGCTTCGATGCTGTGGATTTCGCTGCTTTCGATCTTTTCCTGCTCGAACGCCCCGGCGCCGATGGAGATTTCGATGCAGAGCTGATCGAAGAAGCGCGGCAGCGCTTCTCAGCGATGGACGATCGCCGCAGGCAGCAACTTGTCGCAAATATTGTGTCCGGCCTGCCGGGGGCGGCGACCCATATGACCATCGATGAGGTGAAGGCGCATCTTGATCTCTATAGCGGCATATCCGCCGACCGGTTGCGCCAGAACCTGCTGGATTTTCTGGGCGAGGTTGCGCCTTTCGCCGAGGATTTAGGCCTAAGCCTATGCTGCCACCCGGACGATCCGCCATTCCCGCTGCTCGGCCTGCCGCGCATCATGTCGACCGAAAAAGACTATCGCGATCTGACCGACGCCATCGACATTCCGGCAAACGGTATCACGCTCTGCACAGGCTCGCTTGGCGCCCGCAGGGACAACGATCTGCCCGGCATGATGGCGAGGCTCGGCAGCCGGGTGCATTTCCTGCATCTCCGCAATGTGGCGCTGGAAGACGGACGCGCCGGCGGCTCGTTTCATGAGGCTGCTCATCTGGAAGGCAATACCGATATGGTCGCCGTCATTGCCGCGGTCCTTGCCGAAGAAGCCCGGCGCAAACGGCATGGCCGGGACGACTGGCAGATACCGTTCCGCCCAGACCATGGCCAGAACATTCTCGACGATCATGTTCGCCAGACCCGACCCGGTTATCCGGCCATCGGCCGCCTCAAGGGACTGGCGGAACTGCGCGGCATCATGACCGCGATATCCCATCCGATGTTCTCCAAGGAGCGCAACGGATGA
- a CDS encoding mannitol dehydrogenase family protein: MKLGAASKPIVGRAALWPNYWPEAHGYGIVHLGLGNFARAHLLSYTDDALAAAGGDWRVIGASLRGSTVDDLLSPQDYRYTLLERGAETKATVIGSLHSVVSGQARIPDLLSAMSSAQCRIVSLTVTEKGYALAGHGGLDTAHPDLVHDLSEPGSPRGVIGVISAALAVRHATGLPPFTTISCDNLPDNGRKLREGVLEFTRTAYGRSLADQIAAEGAFPSTVVDRITPAPVETTSMLAFAETGYNDLAAVETEPFRQWIIEDNFSTGRPAWDTAGAILVPDIRNYERMKLWMLNGTHSLIAYCGCLGGKPFVRDVMADPDLKALVSRHLQAASAAIGQLGIDLSDYAEKLKERFSNPAIAHATAQIAMDGTQKLPQRVTAPALMALERGTDFQPFAFAIAAWIVYAERWAKGLADYGIHDPHAMIIRDVLSSPTTDAQLLSAVHRSFPLVLPAQLMGGDFEVALRRSLTELR, translated from the coding sequence ATGAAGCTTGGCGCCGCCAGCAAGCCAATTGTCGGCAGGGCCGCCCTGTGGCCGAATTATTGGCCGGAAGCGCACGGCTATGGCATAGTCCACCTAGGGCTCGGCAATTTCGCGCGAGCCCACCTGCTCTCCTATACCGATGATGCGCTCGCGGCGGCAGGCGGTGATTGGCGCGTTATCGGCGCCTCCCTGCGGGGTTCGACGGTCGACGACCTCCTTTCCCCACAGGATTACCGTTATACGCTGCTGGAAAGAGGCGCAGAAACGAAAGCGACAGTGATCGGTTCGCTTCATTCGGTAGTTTCCGGGCAGGCACGTATCCCCGACCTGCTCTCGGCCATGAGCTCTGCGCAATGCCGCATCGTCAGCCTGACAGTGACGGAAAAAGGCTACGCGCTTGCCGGTCATGGCGGCCTCGACACCGCCCATCCGGATCTAGTCCACGATCTGTCGGAACCGGGATCGCCCCGTGGCGTCATCGGCGTAATCTCAGCCGCACTCGCCGTGCGCCACGCAACCGGCCTTCCACCTTTCACCACCATCAGCTGCGACAACCTTCCCGATAACGGGCGAAAGCTGAGGGAAGGTGTGCTGGAATTCACCCGCACGGCCTATGGGCGGTCCCTTGCAGACCAGATTGCGGCGGAAGGAGCCTTTCCTTCCACCGTCGTCGACAGGATTACCCCAGCCCCGGTCGAAACGACCTCCATGCTGGCCTTTGCGGAAACCGGTTATAACGACCTCGCCGCCGTGGAAACAGAACCGTTCCGCCAATGGATCATCGAGGACAATTTCTCCACCGGGCGCCCCGCGTGGGATACCGCCGGAGCAATATTGGTACCGGATATCCGCAATTATGAGCGCATGAAACTATGGATGCTGAATGGCACCCACTCCCTGATCGCCTATTGCGGCTGCCTCGGGGGCAAGCCGTTCGTCAGGGATGTGATGGCGGATCCGGATCTGAAGGCGCTGGTCTCCCGGCACCTGCAGGCGGCATCGGCCGCGATCGGACAACTCGGCATCGACCTTTCGGACTATGCCGAGAAGCTGAAGGAACGTTTCTCTAATCCGGCAATTGCACACGCGACCGCCCAGATCGCCATGGACGGCACCCAAAAGCTCCCGCAAAGAGTGACTGCTCCCGCCCTTATGGCCCTCGAACGCGGCACCGACTTTCAGCCTTTTGCTTTCGCAATCGCCGCGTGGATCGTCTACGCCGAACGCTGGGCAAAGGGACTAGCCGATTATGGGATACATGATCCCCACGCCATGATTATTCGCGATGTATTATCCAGCCCCACCACAGATGCGCAACTTCTGTCGGCGGTCCACCGAAGCTTCCCGTTGGTTCTACCGGCACAGCTCATGGGTGGAGATTTCGAGGTGGCGTTACGAAGAAGTTTGACAGAACTGCGATGA
- a CDS encoding transporter substrate-binding domain-containing protein, producing MKRRTLLLAGLGAIVAGAMPAAAQDGLAAIKAAGKIRVALEFGRPPWGYKDDALKPTGSDYETASLLARDLGVMLEIVEVTGPNRVPFLVSNRADVVISTFSITLERQKVIDFSVPYASAVQFVAAPRNLALARQDDLSGKRVGVTRGTTGDTVLSKLPVPGIEIVRFDDESTNMTAFASGQVDIVVQEPAVITRVAQQNPTKEIEKKFVIAEFDVGIGLRKHDDTLRAYLDDWVRTNLKNGELNRIYEKFQGAPLSQKILVAGD from the coding sequence ATGAAACGCAGAACTCTGCTTCTTGCCGGTCTCGGTGCAATCGTCGCCGGTGCAATGCCCGCGGCGGCGCAGGATGGACTGGCTGCAATCAAAGCTGCCGGCAAGATCCGTGTCGCGCTGGAATTCGGCCGTCCGCCATGGGGCTACAAGGACGACGCACTGAAACCGACCGGATCAGATTACGAGACCGCTTCCCTTCTTGCCAGGGATCTCGGCGTTATGTTGGAAATCGTCGAAGTTACCGGCCCGAATCGCGTCCCCTTTCTCGTCAGCAACCGCGCCGATGTCGTGATCTCGACCTTCTCCATCACGCTGGAACGGCAGAAGGTCATCGATTTTTCGGTGCCCTACGCCAGCGCCGTGCAGTTCGTTGCCGCGCCGAGGAACCTTGCGCTGGCGCGGCAGGATGATCTGTCCGGCAAACGTGTGGGTGTGACGCGTGGCACGACAGGTGATACCGTGCTGTCGAAGCTTCCGGTGCCCGGTATCGAAATCGTCCGTTTCGATGATGAATCCACCAACATGACGGCCTTTGCCAGTGGTCAGGTGGACATAGTCGTGCAGGAGCCAGCGGTCATCACCCGCGTGGCGCAGCAGAATCCAACGAAGGAAATCGAAAAGAAGTTTGTCATCGCCGAGTTCGATGTCGGCATCGGGCTGCGCAAGCACGATGATACGCTCAGGGCCTATCTCGACGACTGGGTGCGCACCAACCTCAAGAACGGCGAATTGAACCGCATTTACGAGAAATTTCAGGGCGCGCCGCTATCGCAGAAGATTTTGGTTGCGGGTGACTGA
- a CDS encoding amino acid ABC transporter ATP-binding protein, with translation MSPIVELKNVRKSFGALEILKGVTFEVNKGEVAAVIGQSGSGKSTALRCMDRLETIQGGSMVICGHRLEDSNVDLKALRRDVGIVFQSYNLFPHLTVAENVMLAPRLVKGIARAGAHGIAEAVIAKVGLREKMDCYPEQLSGGQQQRVAIARSLAMEPKLMLFDEVTSALDPQLTGEVLRVMEQLAADGMTMILVTHEMGFARKVADKVIYMKDGKVHEMGSADILRNPSTPELSEFISEATEH, from the coding sequence ATGTCGCCAATCGTTGAACTCAAGAATGTTCGCAAGAGCTTCGGCGCTCTCGAAATCCTCAAGGGCGTGACCTTCGAGGTCAATAAAGGGGAGGTCGCCGCCGTCATCGGCCAGAGCGGTTCTGGCAAGAGCACGGCGTTGCGCTGCATGGACCGGCTCGAAACGATCCAAGGCGGCTCGATGGTCATCTGCGGACACAGGCTCGAAGATTCGAATGTCGACCTGAAGGCGCTGCGGCGCGACGTCGGTATCGTATTTCAGAGCTACAATCTTTTCCCGCATCTGACCGTCGCCGAAAATGTCATGCTGGCCCCGCGCCTGGTCAAGGGCATTGCGCGTGCCGGTGCACACGGCATTGCCGAGGCGGTGATCGCCAAGGTCGGCCTGCGCGAAAAAATGGATTGCTACCCGGAACAGCTTTCCGGCGGCCAGCAGCAGCGTGTGGCGATTGCACGCTCGTTGGCCATGGAACCCAAGCTGATGCTTTTCGATGAGGTTACCTCGGCGCTTGACCCGCAGCTGACGGGCGAAGTGCTGCGCGTGATGGAACAGCTTGCTGCCGATGGCATGACTATGATCCTCGTCACTCATGAAATGGGTTTTGCCCGCAAGGTGGCCGATAAGGTGATCTACATGAAGGACGGCAAGGTCCACGAGATGGGCTCCGCCGATATCCTCCGCAATCCATCGACGCCGGAACTGTCCGAGTTCATCTCGGAAGCAACTGAGCACTGA
- a CDS encoding amino acid ABC transporter permease, producing MNVTFIISLLEGLWGTVVLSVLTFLFGGLAGFIIAMARISPIPAVSKGTSVYIEIMQGLPLLVLMGLCFYGPGILGYDSLTPLQAATFALTLYSSAYLGEIWRGCIQSVAKPQWEAAECLGLSRWQRMRTVILPQALRIATPPTVGFMVQIVKNTSIASLVVGYAELSYNAKIINNSTFQPFLYFGIAALMYFAVCYPLSVQSRALERKLNVANR from the coding sequence ATGAACGTGACTTTCATCATTTCCCTTCTGGAAGGACTCTGGGGCACTGTCGTGCTCAGTGTCCTGACCTTTCTCTTCGGCGGTCTTGCAGGCTTCATCATCGCCATGGCGCGCATTTCGCCGATACCGGCGGTTTCGAAGGGAACGAGCGTTTATATCGAAATCATGCAGGGTCTTCCGCTGCTGGTGCTGATGGGCCTCTGCTTCTATGGGCCCGGCATTCTGGGCTATGATTCCCTGACCCCGCTCCAGGCCGCCACCTTCGCACTGACGCTTTACAGCAGCGCCTATCTTGGCGAGATCTGGCGCGGTTGCATCCAGTCGGTAGCCAAACCGCAATGGGAGGCGGCGGAATGCCTCGGGCTTAGCCGCTGGCAGCGGATGAGAACCGTCATCCTGCCCCAGGCGCTGCGCATCGCCACGCCGCCGACGGTTGGTTTCATGGTGCAGATCGTCAAGAATACCTCCATTGCGTCGCTGGTCGTCGGTTATGCCGAACTCTCCTACAACGCAAAGATCATCAATAATTCGACCTTTCAGCCGTTTCTCTATTTCGGGATCGCCGCGCTGATGTATTTCGCCGTCTGCTATCCCCTTTCGGTTCAGAGCAGGGCGCTGGAAAGGAAGCTCAATGTCGCCAATCGTTGA